ATCTGGATGTGCGTGTGACACTGCACCGTAACAGCAGCCCTGTCCTATTTGCTAGCAGCATTTAGACACGTTTTAGCTATTTTCTCCTTACAGCTTCGACTCTGTCAGTCATCTGCTGAGCCAAGGACGTTCACAGAGGAGCACGCGTGCCCCATCCCTGCGATCGCATCAAGGCAGGACTCGCAGCCAGGCGCTGACAGACCTGCACCTAAGGGTTTCACTTGGAATCGAACAACGGGGAAAAACACAGGAATAGCCTCATCAGTGATTAGGACTGAGGTCAGATCAAAAGGAACCCTCGGGTTTTCATACAGAAACCTCTGCTGTGGGATGGGACTGAAACCATCGCCTTCATCTTACACTTCTTTccgggggaaaaaaagtaaaaccaagCTTTTTTTATACAAAATAACGTGTTTGTCCCTTGGCTTTTTAACAGTAGCACTAAAGTGAGTTACTACTGGCAATAATGTATTTTGAGAATGTTTCTATCTTTGCAACAATATCTTTACTCATGTTTCCTTACGCTTAAGAGGTTTCCGAAAGAGCACTCAAACCTTTGACATCAGTTTTCCTTCCCTTAAGTGGGTTAACACCAAACACATTCCAGAAGCATGCCTCAAGAAGAAGAGCACAGGATGATGCTCAAGCATTCCCAAAGTCCCGACACCCCGTGCCAGATTTACGTCTTTATTACAGTAAGCTATTTCTATCCACAGTTGGTTTCATGAAGTTACCCTCATCATCCTCATCTTCTGAGTCCGGCGCCTCATTATCTTCCTGATCAAATCCGTCTAGGTACGTGATTTGCTGAAGCAGATCAAAAATGCTGTCTCTGTAATCCTCAAGGTTTGTAATCTCACAGCTGAACAGGTCAAGGCTCTTCAAGTTTTTAAGgttttgctgaaaataaatgaaaagtttttttttcccctccttttcttGATACAACCACATGGTACCTCAAGTTATTAGCGCTGCCGTACCCCAAATGCAGTTACCCACAGCCAGGTACAGGATTTATTTTATCCCCATCCCTTCCTATTCAGGATTTTGCTCCCCATTTGGTACAAATTTCAGTTCAACGTACTGGTTGCAGTAGCCAGATCTGCAAAAGCATTCTCATGAGGAATTCAACTCCACAGCGTGCCCAACACATCCATGGAGCACCAGACCACCACGTACACACTGTGCAGCACATATTTGGGGTTggtttttgttggttggttggttgtttttttgtttgttttttccatagCCTGCTTTTGTTCATGCAGCCATGGGCAAAAACTTAGCtccagcagcctttcagtaAACAGTTTGAGTAATTTAATTACAGGCATCTTGCGAGGAGCAAGCAAGAGGCACTTGGTAGGATTTATAATGACACTACCAAATTTGCTTCCCGAGCAGGAACAATTAGACAACCGATCGTGATTCTTCTCACCTTCCCgacttcacacacacacagaacgAGCCACCTGCACGGCTTGGCAAGCAGCtaagatcaaaataaaagcGTTTCTTCTGTAAAGTGCTGGAACCACACTACTTGCTCTCCTAACCGCTAGGTCAGAGCACTGCGAAAGCAGGCAGAGAACCTCGGAGAAGTTTTACAAGTATGCAGGCTGTACCAAAATCCTAATAAAAACCAGAACGCTGCCAAAATGGGCGCACAGATCGGGGAGTGACAGACGTCGGCAGCTCCCTCCCACGTTTCAGTAACCTACTACTCGCGCTGTTCAGGTATGCTCCTAGCCAGCCGCCTCAGACACACATCCTAATCACTTCACAGTTTAATGAAAGCTTATATTTTGTCTAATAAGCAACTGCCATATCTTCCCAAACGAACACAAGAGGATTAGCAACGCGTAACTTGGATACTCTTCTatcaaagacaaaacagaagctCAAAAATCTCTTGCTCGGTACATCCCATTACTAGCAGAGGAGGAATTTCACAGCGCTACGTTTACAAGGACTGTCTCTAAAAAGCATGACATTGAGTTAATCAAGTCGGGACTGGCTGGAATACTGACAAACCTAAAATACCAGGGTCCTCTCAGCTGAGACAGCAAGGGAAAAATACGGAGAGAACATCAGACAGGTAAGAAAGGAAACTTCATTACcccctgttttctgtttcatttctccTACTTAAAAAGGTGCCTCACATGCAGCCCTTGCAGCTTTTTCTACCACTCTACTGCAGCCATTTATCGattaaaaaatagcatttattacttttaaatcCTCAGTTTGCCCCCTCTCGCTTCATACTTACAAGAGCTTCCACAGTGCCGAGATCTTTGATTTTGTTGCCACTTAGATTTAGATATGTGAGATTCGGACACCTTTCCGCAAGGACCTCCAGGCCTCCTGAAATGATGTTGTCGCTCAGCTCCAGCTAGCGCACAGGGAAAGCGAAGTTATTAAAGGGCTGGCTTCTGAAAACGTCTTTAAGTTTACGCTGATAATTACAGAAGTACTCCTTAGATACCCAAACCTGTGAAATCTCAAGTTTTTGGCTGGCAGAACACAAAGCACTGGGACTCGCAGCACTCCCTCGGCACCCAGGGACGCGACCACCCCTTTCCCAGATGAGCATTTACCACTTTAGGAGTCATTGACCAAGCCCAATTTGGCCATAATTAGCTAGAAAATCTTTAATTGAACCCTCATAAAGCAGCCTGGGCCATACCCGAGCCCCACgaggagcagcccagggctttTCCTTCCCCACTCAGCAGGTGAGGGCCACCACCTACCTTTCGGAGCTTGCTCAACGTGGGAAGCTTGGCCAGCGACGTCAGCTGGACGTTGGCCATGCTGAGAAACTCAAGTTCTTTGAACGAGTCATTCAGGCCTTCGATTTCCCCGTTGCTGGACCGGCAGTTATCGAGCACCAACTCCGTCACCTTCAAACAGGATATCGAGTCACTCGGCAGCTGAAGGAGCGCC
This Anas platyrhynchos isolate ZD024472 breed Pekin duck chromosome 26, IASCAAS_PekinDuck_T2T, whole genome shotgun sequence DNA region includes the following protein-coding sequences:
- the ANP32E gene encoding acidic leucine-rich nuclear phosphoprotein 32 family member E isoform X3, with amino-acid sequence MEMKKRINLELRNQAPEEVTELVLDNCRSSNGEIEGLNDSFKELEFLSMANVQLTSLAKLPTLSKLRKLELSDNIISGGLEVLAERCPNLTYLNLSGNKIKDLGTVEALQNLKNLKSLDLFSCEITNLEDYRDSIFDLLQQITYLDGFDQEDNEAPDSEDEDDEEGDEDDNDEDEDEAGPPGEYEEEDDEDDGGSDLGEGEEEEEEVGLSYLMKEEIQDEDDDDDYVEEGGDEEEEEGIRGEKRKRDPEDEGEEEDD
- the ANP32E gene encoding acidic leucine-rich nuclear phosphoprotein 32 family member E isoform X1, whose amino-acid sequence is MEMKKRINLELRNQAPEEVTELVLDNCRSSNGEIEGLNDSFKELEFLSMANVQLTSLAKLPTLSKLRKLELSDNIISGGLEVLAERCPNLTYLNLSGNKIKDLGTVEALQNLKNLKSLDLFSCEITNLEDYRDSIFDLLQQITYLDGFDQEDNEAPDSEDEDDEEGDEDDNDEDEDEAGPPGEYEEEDDEDDGGSDLGEGEEEEEEVGLSYLMKEEIQDEDDDDDYVEEGGDEEEEAEGIRGEKRKRDPEDEGEEEDD
- the ANP32E gene encoding acidic leucine-rich nuclear phosphoprotein 32 family member E isoform X2, with amino-acid sequence MEMKKRINLELRNQAPEEVTELVLDNCRSSNGEIEGLNDSFKELEFLSMANVQLTSLAKLPTLSKLRKLELSDNIISGGLEVLAERCPNLTYLNLSGNKIKDLGTVEALQNLKNLKSLDLFSCEITNLEDYRDSIFDLLQQITYLDGFDQEDNEAPDSEDEDDEGDEDDNDEDEDEAGPPGEYEEEDDEDDGGSDLGEGEEEEEEVGLSYLMKEEIQDEDDDDDYVEEGGDEEEEAEGIRGEKRKRDPEDEGEEEDD